In Amphiura filiformis chromosome 1, Afil_fr2py, whole genome shotgun sequence, the following are encoded in one genomic region:
- the LOC140165593 gene encoding uncharacterized protein, translated as MADSVQLSQAQFVNTPASVHHAIMDDSVKTELMLVSTTNVRTVLFARLSRTAALITRVLVLRVSQDHSVKPLFRTHVPTTHVLTKANVHVFKEHVMLINALVNLDLKE; from the exons ATGGCGGACAGTGTGCAGCTTTCCCAGGCTCAGTTTGTCAATACTCCTGCGAGTGTCCACCATGCTATTATGGACGATTCTGTGAAAACC GAATTGATGCTTGTCTCAACCACAAATGTGAGAACGGTGCTATTTGCCAGGCTCAGCCGAACAGCTGCACTGATTACTCGTGTACTTGTCCTTCGTGTTTCACAGGACCATTCTGTCAAACCG CTGTTCCGGACCCATGTACCAACAACCCATGTGTTAACCAAGGCCAATGTTCACGTGTTCAAGGAACATGTTATGCTTATCAATGCTCTTGTCAACCTGGATTTGAAGGAATGA